The following are encoded in a window of Podospora pseudoanserina strain CBS 124.78 chromosome 6, whole genome shotgun sequence genomic DNA:
- the cox5 gene encoding Cytochrome c oxidase subunit 5B, mitochondrial (COG:C; EggNog:ENOG503P5Q4) has translation MSSAVRNALVRASRPATAALGRRAATTHAISNPTLANIEKRWEAIPPAEQAELWMSLRDRMKGNWAELTIAEKKAAYWIAFGPWGPRTEPPQGEGKKVFLYTVIGLGVSAAIFGTMRAFAKPAPATMTKEWQEATNEYLKAQNSDPLTGISSEGYKGKGHIQSPSSKA, from the exons atgtcttCCGCCGTCCGCAACGCCCTTGTGCGCGCCAGCCGCCCGGCTACCGCGGCCCTCGGCCGCCGTGCTGCCACCACACacgccatctccaacccTACGCTGGCCAACATCGAGAAGAGATGGGAGGCCATTCCCCCTGCGGAGCAGGCCGAGCTCTGGATGTCTCTGCGCGACCGCATGAAGGGTAACTGGGCTGAGCTTACCAttgcggagaagaaggccg CCTACTGGATCGCTTTCGGTCCTTGGGGCCCCCGCACCGAGCCTCCCCAGGGtgagggcaagaaggtctTCCTCTACACTGTTATCGGTCTCGGCGTCAGCGCTGCCATCTTCGGCACCATGCGCGCTTTCGCCAAGCCCGCCCCCGCGACCATGACCAAGGAGTGGCAGGAGGCGACAAACGAGTACCTCAAG GCTCAAAACTCCGACCCCTTGACCGGTATCTCGTCCGAGGGctacaagggcaagggccaCATCCAGtccccctcatcaaaggCTTAA
- the GUT2 gene encoding mitochondrial glycerol-3-phosphate dehydrogenase (COG:C; EggNog:ENOG503NU42) — MSRFTRSAKRALHPLALLATTSGALYYMYRPRNIPGYEGPVVPPPIFGADGTFKLPRFPKLKSRLEQINDLKRSNTEEEYDILVIGAGATGSGVALDAATRGLKVAVVERDDFSSGTSSKSTKLVHGGVRYLEKAVWNLDWAQYELVREALKERTYFLQTAPHLSMWLPIMLPLDRWWKVPYYWAGTKFYDFLAGSEGIESSYFLTRSKAIDAFPMLKQEGLIGALVYYDGAHNDSRMNVSIGATAGLYGATVVNHLEVKGLLKGEDGRLRGAEVVDNIGERDGKQGERFNIRAKCVINCTGPFTDGIRKMDDPGCKEIVAPASGVHIILPGYYSPGKMGLIDPSTSDGRVIFFLPWQGNTIAGTTDEPAQITKDPLPDEKSIQWILNEVSHYLSPDINVRRGDVLAAWSGLRPLVKDPKAKNTESLVRNHLIDISESGLVTCAGGKWTTYRQMAEECVDAAIREFGLKPKPITNPPMISGTEHVTDDATLDGTCQTHRVRLVGAHGWSRTLFIHLIQHFGVETEVAKHLTESYGDRAWTVASLCRPTDKRFPARGERISQLYPFVDGEVRYAVRHEFAQTAVDVLARRMRLAFLNAQASLEALPKIIDIMADELGWSKKRMDLEWRETVKFLESMGLPQPLLSATRKQVEQGKIDFKSLLEWRMYSRHDKPGPEGDNQ; from the exons ATGTCCCGCTTCACCCGCAGCGCCAAAAGggccctccaccccctcgcgCTGCTGGCCACCACCTCGGGCGCGCTGTATTACATGTACCGACCTCGCAACATCCCCGGCTACGAAGGCCCCGTCGTGCCACCCCCCATCTTCGGCGCAGACGGCACGTTCAAGCTCCCCCGTTTTCCAAAACTAAAGTCCAGGCTGGAGCAGATCAACGACCTCAAGCGATCCAACACGGAAGAAGAGTATGACATTCTCGTCATTGGCGCGGGAGCCACCGGGTCAGGTGTGGCTCTTGATGCCGCGACCCGAGGGTTAAaagtggctgttgttgaaaggGATGATTTTTCCTCGGGGACGAGCTCGAAGAGTACAAAGCTTGTTCATGGCGGGGTGAGGTATCTGGAGAAGGCGGTTTGGAATCTGGACTGGGCGCAGTATGAGCTTGTCAGGGAggcgttgaaggagaggacgTATTTTTTGCAGACGGCGCCGCATTTGAGCATGTGGTTGCCGATTATGCTGCCGTTGGACAGGTGGTGGAAGGTGCCTTACTATTGGGCGGGGACCAAGTTTTATGATTTTTTGGCGGGGAGTGAGGGGATTGAGAGTAGTTATTTTTTGACGAGGTCGAAGGCTATTGATGCTTTTCCGATGTTGAAGCaggaggggttgattggGGCATTGGTTTATTATGATGGGGCGCATAATGATAGTAGGATGAATGTGAGTATTGGGGCTACGGCTGGGTTGTATggggcgacggtggtgaaCCAtttggaggtgaaggggttgttaaagggggaggatgggaggttgaggggggcggaggtggtggataaTATTGGGGAGCGGGATGGGAAGCAAGGGGAGAGGTTTAATATTAGGGCCAAGTGTGTTATCAACTGTACGGGGCCGTTTACGGATGGGATAAGGAAGATGGATGATCCTGGGTGTAAGGAGATTGTGGCGCCGGCGTCGGGGGTGCATATCATCTTGCCGGGGTATTATTCGCcggggaagatggggttgATTGATCCGTCGACGTCGGACGGGAGggttattttctttttgccgTGGCAGGGGAATACGATTGCTGGAACGACGGACGAGCCGGCGCAGATTACCAAGGATCCGTTGCCGGATGAAAAGTCGATTCAGTGGATTTTGAACGAGGTTAGTCATTACCTCTCGCCGGATATCAatgtgaggaggggggatgtttTGGCTGCTTGGTCTGGGCTGAGGCCGTTGGTGAAGGACCCCAAGGCGAAGAACACGGAGTCGCTGGTGAGGAATCATCTCATTGACATCAGTGAGAGCGGGCTTGTGACTTGCGCCGGCGGAAAGTGGACAACATATCGACAGATGGCTGAAGAGTGTGTGGACGCGGCGATCAGGGAATTTGGGCTGAAACCAAAGCCTATCACGAATCCCCCGATGATCAGCGGGACGGAGCATGTCACAGATGATGCTACACTTGATGGGACTTGCCAGACTCACCGGGTGAGGCTCGTTGGTGCCCACGGCTGGTCACGAACATTGTTCATCCACTTGATTCAGCACTTTGGCGTCGAAACAGAGGTGGCCAAGCACCTGACGGAAAGCTATGGTGACAGAGCCTGGACAGTCGCTTCGCTGTGCCGACCGACGGACAAGAGATTCCCGGCGAGGGGAGAAAGGATCTCACAGTTGTATCCTTTTGTAGATGGCGAGGTGAGGTACGCTGTTCGTCACGAGTTTGCGCAGACGGCGGTGGATgtgctggcgaggaggatgaggctggcCTTCTTGAACGCTCAAGCTTCACTGGAGGCGCTGCCGAAGATCATTGACATCATGGCTGATGAGCTGGGGTGGAGCAAGAAGAGAATGGATCTTGAATGGAGAGAGA CTGTGAAATTCCTCGAGTCCATGGGCCTCCCTCAGCCATTGTTGTCAGCGACACGAAAGCAGGTCGAACAGGGCAAGATTGACTTCAAGAGTCTGCTTGAGTGGAGGATGTATTCGCGACATGACAAGCCTGGGCCGGAGGGGGATAACCAGTGA
- a CDS encoding hypothetical protein (EggNog:ENOG503NWYM; COG:O), whose translation MPVAGARALLSAKAGVAAPSRQVLPRVAAASAFHIQHHGTLPHRTVKRGFHTSPSSLARPEDGENNPPPAATEENPPKNDTTNDKNKPEQQPENNKPTETEPALAPETSSAAAIAAAAKRAQLRTSGYGSARARANRIPRVEEIPQLEPDEFFLENNVSLYEDRPLGSLDTLLFPLLSEDQERILSETEAEINEQALSEKAAEYYKSRMVELAGDKEVLDRLVGRFQRVYNAAFLQVVALGHKPTDTPKKVLDVRELRELVTDQYERLVSWEEERLQKEAGEYLEAHGGKTVKSLLFESPLSKKPEPEYSVCRELLAAVRSQLHTPPPPGMGGMKSEARRPVQLFTVLNRKGMAVPMEVVDDIATELAADVVHLSAMDLGRMLGKHMGQNLYLNRGSLSMLGYAAAEMNGRTVARADAEGEEGGMTGMVAVALPSRLRSYFSSRGESPAGMGLDGKWDDLKLTNALSALIEAADVKRGMRGGETEQRDLIVHIHDYVEIGALQSSLLNKIRTIVDRMWHNGRRAVIVASSASELKNSGGQWRDQIAEIGREGTHIIPFYSHEHQHEEGASENVLDNLMNIGEMVQAMMGADADVIFHRQLLRNEPLLYMNWTGTEKDKRLVNLLKQHVFDAQWVYRVATLLVGVRKPGLKRFSFDHLKHVLDFMSERDEHWKKIVPAVKPPYYSPLFTPRSPQMPNFFSGGPPDEFGQQSNGPSGTLPGGLLSKDLDQHEKKLASGLINAEDIHTTFDNIIVPQETKESLIGLTSLSLTRPEAFTYGVLKTERIPGCLLYGPPGTGKTLLAKAVAKESGANMLEVSAASINDMWLGQSEKNVRAIFSLARKLAPMVIFLDEADALLGARHNTPGRTAHRETITQFLREWDGMSDMRAFIMVATNRPFDLDEAVLRRLPRKILVDLPLGPEREKILGVMLKEEVLSEDVDLAQLAKETDLYSGSDLKNLCVSAAMEAVRQEVRDKEAWERERAAKLPEGEKAEGEVEEVSVFPEKRVREGGVEEVYEYPEKRVLTRKHFEKGLREISASISEDMDSLKAIRKFDEQYGDSGRRKKKKRGMGFEVVGDGKVVGTEEVRVRQVVTGV comes from the coding sequence ATGCCTGTCGCTGGGGCGAGAGCCCTCCTGTCGGCAAaggctggtgttgctgctccAAGTCGACAAGTACTGCCCCGcgttgccgccgcctccgcaTTTCACATCCAGCATCATGGAACGTTACCACATCGGACAGTAAAGAGGGGGTTCCatacctccccttcttctctcgcCAGGCCCGAAGATGGGGAgaacaaccctcctccagcagcaacagaggAGAACCCCCCCAAGaacgacaccaccaacgacaagAACAAACCCGAGCAACAACCCGAAAACAACAAACCTACCGAAACTGAGCCCGCCCTTGCGCCAGaaacctcctccgcagcaGCTATCGCCGCAGCCGCCAAAAGAGCCCAACTCCGCACTTCCGGGTATGGCTCCGCTCGCGCCCGCGCAAACCGCATCCCCCGCGTTGAGGAAATCCCCCAGCTCGAACCAGACGAATTCTTCCTCGAGAACAACGTCTCCCTTTATGAAGACCGCCCCCTCGGATCCCTCGACACGCtactcttccccctcctaaGCGAGGACCAAGAGCGCATACTGTCCGAAACAGAAGCCGAGATCAACGAGCAGGCCTTGTCGGAGAAAGCAGCCGAGTACTACAAGTCAAGGATGGTGGAACTGGCGGGGGATAAGGAGGTGCTGGATAggctggtggggaggtttCAGAGGGTGTACAATGCCGCCTTCTTGCAGGTGGTTGCCTTGGGGCATAAGCCGACAGATACGCCCAAGAAGGTGCTTGATGtgagggagctgagggagttggtgacGGATCAGTATGAACGGCTTGtgagctgggaggaggagaggttgcAGAAGGAGGCGGGCGAGTATCTTGAGGCGCATGGGGGGAAGACGGTGAAAAGTTTATTGTTTGAGAGTCCGTTGTCTAAAAAGCCCGAGCCGGAGTATTCTGTTTGCAGGGAGTTGCTTGCGGCGGTGAGGTCGCAGTTGCAtaccccgccgccgccggggaTGGGCGGGATGAAAAGTGAGGCGCGGAGGCCGGTGCAGCTTTTCACGGTTTTGAATCGTAAGGGGATGGCGGTTccgatggaggtggtggatgatattGCGACTGAGCTCGCGGCGGATGTGGTGCACCTGAGTGCGATGGACTTGGGGAGGATGCTGGGGAAGCATATGGGGCAGAATTTGTATCTGAACCGGGGGTCGTTGTCGATGCTGGGGTATGCGGCCGCGGAGATGAACGGGAGGACTGTGGCGAGGGCGGATgcggaaggggaggaaggggggatgaCGGGGATGGTGGCTGTTGCTTTGCCttcgaggttgaggtcgtATTTTTCTTCGAGGGGGGAGAGCCCGGCGGGGATGGGACTGGATGGGAAGTGGGATGATCTCAAGCTTACGAATGCGCTGAGTGCGTTGATCGAGGCGGCAGATGTCAAACGGGGGATGAGAGGTGGGGAGACGGAGCAGAGGGATCTGATTGTGCATATTCATGATTATGTCGAGATTGGGGCGCTGCAGAGCTCGCTTCTGAACAAGATCAGGACGATTGTTGATCGGATGTGGCAtaatgggaggagggcggtgattGTTGCTTCTTCGGCGAGCGAGTTGAAGAACTCGGGGGGGCAGTGGCGGGATCAAATTGCAGAGATTGGCCGTGAGGGGACGCATATCATTCCGTTTTATTCTCACGAGCATCAACACGAGGAGGGAGCTTCGGAGAATGTGCTGGACAACTTGATGAACATCGGGGAGATGGTGCAAGCCATGATGGGTGCTGATGCCGATGTCATCTTCCACAGGCAATTACTCCGGAACGAGCCTTTGTTATACATGAACTGGACAGGGACcgagaaggacaagaggCTTGTGAACCTGCTTAAACAGCATGTTTTTGATGCCCAGTGGGTATACCGGGTCGCCACCTTGCTCGTTGGGGTCAGGAAGCCGGGTCTCAAGCGCTTTTCGTTCGATCATCTGAAGCATGTCTTGGACTTTATGTCTGAAAGGGATGAGCATTGGAAAAAGATTGTCCCTGCCGTCAAGCCACCTTACTACTCGCCACTCTTCACACCACGGTCGCCTCAAATGCCCAATTTCTTCTCTGGGGGTCCCCCAGACGAGTTTGGGCAGCAGTCCAACGGCCCATCAGGGACTCTTCCGGGCGGTCTCTTGTCCAAGGACCTCGACCAGCATGAGAAAAAGCTCGCCTCTGGCCTGATCAACGCGGAGGACATCCACACAACGTTTGACAACATCATCGTCCCCCAAGAGACAAAAGAATCCCTCATCGGactcacctccctctccctcacccgcccAGAAGCTTTTACTTATGGCGTGCTCAAGACTGAGCGCATCCCGGGTTGCTTGCTCTACGGTCCCCCGGGAACAGGCAagaccctcctcgccaaagcgGTAGCCAAAGAATCGGGCGCAAACATGCTCGAGGTCTCCGCCGCGTCCATCAACGACATGTGGCTGGGTCAATCAGAGAAGAACGTCCGTGCGATCTTTTCTCTCGCTCGCAAGTTAGCCCCCATGGTCATCTTCCTTGATGAAGCCGACGCCTTGTTGGGTGCGAGGCATAACACACCTGGTCGAACCGCCCACCGGGAAACAATCACGCAGTTTCTTCGAGAATGGGACGGAATGTCTGACATGCGCGCCTTCATAATGGTAGCCACCAACCGCCCCTTTGATCTCGACGAGGCGGTCTTGCGGCGGCTGCCGAGGAAGATACTAGTTGACCTGCCCCTCGGCccggagagggagaagatccTGGGGGTTATGCTAAAGGAGGAGGTACTCTCAGAGGATGTCGACTTGGCCCAACTGGCGAAGGAGACGGATTTGTATTCCGGCTCTGACCTGAAGAATCTGTGTGTGTCGGCGGCGATGGAGGCGGTGAGGCAGGAGGTGAGGGATAAGGAGGCTTGGGAGAGGGAACGGGCTGCTAAGCTACCGgaaggggagaaggcggagggggaagtggaggaggtttcAGTGTTTCCCGAGAAGAGGgtgcgggaggggggagtggaggaggtttaTGAGTAtccggagaagagggtgctGACGAGGAAGCACTTTGAGAAGGGGCTGAGGGAGATTAGCGCGAGTATTTCGGAGGATATGGATAGTTTGAAGGCGATTAGGAAGTTTGATGAGCAGTATGGGGAttcggggaggaggaagaaaaagaagagggggatggggtttgaggtt